Proteins encoded together in one Streptomyces sp. NA04227 window:
- a CDS encoding SCP2 sterol-binding domain-containing protein has product MAEGIDALAGLDFASVTPEEFARIVKKLSTKEINELAQDAPLRNRVLEEVFGRMGRQFKPETAGSLKALIRWKITGVEEKVYETDIADGTCTVSEGRSEAEPRVTIILGDAEFLKLASGNASPVTMFMMRKLKLAGDVGFASGLTRYFDIPKA; this is encoded by the coding sequence ATGGCCGAAGGCATCGACGCACTGGCCGGACTCGACTTCGCGAGCGTGACTCCGGAGGAGTTCGCCAGGATCGTGAAGAAGCTCTCCACCAAGGAGATCAACGAGCTGGCGCAGGACGCACCGCTGCGCAACCGCGTCCTGGAAGAGGTCTTCGGCCGGATGGGCCGCCAGTTCAAGCCCGAAACCGCGGGCTCCCTGAAGGCCCTGATCCGCTGGAAGATCACGGGCGTCGAGGAGAAGGTCTACGAGACGGACATCGCCGACGGCACCTGCACGGTCAGCGAGGGCCGCAGCGAGGCCGAGCCGCGCGTGACGATCATCCTGGGCGACGCGGAGTTCCTGAAGCTGGCCTCAGGCAACGCCAGCCCCGTGACGATGTTCATGATGCGCAAGCTCAAGCTCGCGGGTGACGTCGGCTTCGCCTCCGGACTGACCCGCTACTTCGACATCCCGAAGGCCTGA
- a CDS encoding acyl-CoA dehydrogenase family protein: protein MPYSFELTEEQQDLKEWVHGFAKEVVRPAAAEWDEREETPWPVIQEAAKIGLYGFESLADLFGDPSGISLQIANEELFWGDAGIGMALFGTSLAVAGIFASGTPDQLAEWVPQCFGDEDDPKLAAFCVSEPQAGSDVSGMRTRARYDEAKDEWVINGQKAWITNGGIANIHVVVASVDPELGARGQAAFIVPPNTPGLDGSKKIKKLGLRASHTAEVFLDDVRVPGECLLGGKEKLDARLARAREGTRSAGQAAMATFEVSRPTVGAQALGIARAAYEYALEYAGDREAFGRPIIENQAIAFALADMRTEIEASRLLIWQAAWMARNNKPFDAGQGSMSKLRAGELAVSATEKAVQILGGAGYSREHPVERMYRDSKIYTIFEGTSEIQRLVIARAISGRHIR, encoded by the coding sequence ATGCCGTACTCCTTTGAACTCACCGAAGAACAGCAGGACTTGAAGGAATGGGTGCACGGCTTCGCCAAGGAGGTCGTACGCCCGGCCGCCGCGGAGTGGGACGAGCGCGAGGAGACTCCCTGGCCGGTCATCCAGGAGGCCGCGAAGATCGGCCTGTACGGATTCGAGTCGCTGGCCGACCTGTTCGGCGACCCCTCGGGCATCTCCCTGCAGATCGCCAACGAGGAGCTGTTCTGGGGTGACGCCGGTATCGGCATGGCCCTGTTCGGCACCTCCCTCGCGGTCGCCGGAATCTTCGCCTCGGGCACCCCCGACCAGCTCGCCGAGTGGGTACCGCAGTGCTTCGGCGACGAAGACGACCCCAAGCTGGCCGCCTTCTGCGTCTCCGAGCCACAGGCCGGGTCCGACGTCTCGGGCATGCGCACCCGCGCCCGCTACGACGAGGCCAAGGACGAGTGGGTGATCAACGGCCAGAAGGCCTGGATCACCAACGGCGGCATCGCCAACATCCACGTCGTGGTCGCCTCCGTGGACCCCGAGCTCGGCGCCCGCGGCCAGGCCGCGTTCATCGTGCCGCCGAACACCCCCGGCCTGGACGGTTCCAAGAAGATCAAGAAGCTCGGCCTGCGCGCCTCGCACACCGCCGAGGTCTTCCTGGACGACGTCCGTGTCCCCGGCGAATGCCTCCTCGGCGGCAAGGAGAAGCTGGACGCCCGGCTGGCCCGGGCCCGCGAGGGCACCAGGTCCGCGGGCCAGGCGGCCATGGCCACCTTCGAGGTCAGCCGTCCGACCGTGGGCGCCCAGGCCCTGGGCATCGCCCGCGCCGCCTACGAGTACGCCCTGGAGTACGCGGGCGACCGCGAGGCCTTCGGCCGCCCCATCATCGAGAACCAGGCCATCGCCTTCGCCCTCGCCGACATGCGCACCGAGATCGAGGCCAGCCGTCTGCTGATCTGGCAGGCCGCCTGGATGGCCCGCAACAACAAGCCCTTCGACGCGGGCCAGGGCTCGATGTCCAAGCTCCGCGCGGGCGAACTCGCCGTCTCCGCAACGGAGAAGGCGGTCCAGATCCTCGGCGGGGCGGGCTACAGCCGCGAACACCCCGTGGAGCGCATGTACCGCGACTCCAAGATCTACACGATCTTCGAGGGGACGAGCGAGATCCAGCGGTTGGTGATCGCTCGGGCGATTTCCGGGCGGCACATTCGCTGA
- a CDS encoding PRC-barrel domain-containing protein, protein MVEVVSIREWVGHDVVDEEKRKIGSLEAIYVDTASDEPSFATVTIGLPLQRKLVFVPLGGAKVGPGYLQVAYGGKLVKSCPSMDVDGELLADDEPQVFEHYELPYHRGASGERRLARR, encoded by the coding sequence GTGGTGGAGGTTGTGAGCATTCGTGAGTGGGTGGGCCACGATGTGGTCGACGAGGAGAAGCGCAAAATCGGCAGTCTGGAGGCGATCTACGTGGACACGGCCAGCGACGAGCCCTCCTTCGCCACCGTCACCATCGGCCTGCCCCTCCAGCGCAAACTGGTCTTCGTCCCGCTGGGCGGCGCCAAGGTCGGCCCGGGGTACCTGCAGGTCGCCTACGGCGGCAAACTCGTCAAGAGCTGCCCCTCCATGGACGTCGACGGCGAACTCCTCGCTGACGACGAACCCCAGGTCTTCGAGCACTACGAGCTGCCGTACCACCGGGGGGCGAGCGGGGAGCGGCGGTTGGCTCGGCGCTGA
- a CDS encoding von Willebrand factor type A domain-containing protein gives MEQRANRRVNGRESDRTHQRTSEDGNENGSGSAGGSDRTARSRKRGARRLGPLRALVAVGAAAAVLLTGCTSGGSTKESAADGSGGDRADGLPGPSATRAPWSPGEAQEQAPGTEGDEAPSKPPAPDFLSTFALDVDTASYGFARRSLEDGRLPDPGTVRPEEFVNSFRQDYRKPKGDGFSVTVDGARTEDEDWSLLRVGLATRPVAQKERPPAALTFVVDVSGSMAEPGRLDLVRDALKAAADGLRDDDSLAIVAFSNEAEVVLDMTRLDGNRDRIHSRIETLEPTDSTNLDAGVRTGYDVAAEGHRKGVTNRVVLLSDALANTGETDSARILDRIEDERREHGITLFGVGVGSEYGDSLMEDLADKGDGHTTYVSERAEARALFTERLPANVGLRARDAKAQVAFDPKTVRAFRLIGYDNREVADDDFRNDRVDGGEVGPGHTVTALYAVRTKEGAEGPLATARVRWLDPDTRKPHEKASTVHSDDLDPDLWNSSTSLRTVAVAAYFAEALRADDPHHPSLPEPLTLAELDGRAEELANDSGDRDVDELAEAIHTAAGLRDRPVPEETAHEDGGGSTAGPGRPQDAGAETDEPEGELR, from the coding sequence ATGGAACAGCGCGCGAACCGGCGCGTCAACGGACGCGAGAGCGACCGTACGCACCAACGCACCAGCGAGGACGGGAACGAGAACGGGAGCGGGAGCGCGGGCGGGAGTGACCGCACCGCCCGGAGCAGGAAGCGCGGCGCCCGGCGCCTCGGCCCGCTGCGCGCGCTGGTAGCGGTCGGAGCCGCGGCCGCCGTGCTGCTGACGGGGTGCACGAGCGGGGGCTCCACGAAGGAGAGCGCCGCCGACGGTTCGGGCGGGGACAGGGCGGACGGACTGCCCGGCCCCTCGGCGACCCGGGCACCCTGGTCACCGGGCGAGGCGCAGGAGCAAGCGCCCGGTACCGAGGGCGACGAGGCGCCCTCGAAGCCGCCGGCCCCGGACTTCCTGTCGACCTTCGCGCTGGATGTGGACACCGCCTCGTACGGCTTCGCCCGCAGGTCGCTCGAGGACGGGCGGCTGCCGGACCCCGGCACCGTACGCCCCGAGGAATTCGTCAACAGCTTCCGGCAGGACTACCGCAAGCCCAAGGGCGACGGCTTCTCGGTCACCGTGGACGGCGCCCGTACCGAGGACGAGGACTGGTCCCTGCTCCGGGTCGGCCTCGCGACCCGCCCCGTGGCGCAGAAGGAACGCCCGCCCGCCGCGCTGACGTTCGTCGTGGACGTCTCGGGCTCGATGGCGGAGCCGGGCAGGCTCGACCTCGTACGGGACGCGCTGAAGGCGGCGGCCGACGGGCTGCGCGACGACGACTCGCTGGCCATCGTCGCCTTCAGCAACGAGGCCGAGGTGGTCCTGGACATGACCCGGCTGGACGGTAACCGCGACCGTATCCACTCCCGTATCGAAACGCTCGAACCCACCGACTCCACCAACCTGGACGCGGGCGTACGCACCGGCTACGACGTCGCCGCCGAGGGACACCGCAAGGGCGTCACGAACCGTGTCGTCCTGCTCTCCGACGCGCTCGCGAACACTGGCGAGACCGACTCGGCGCGCATCCTCGACCGCATCGAGGACGAGCGCCGCGAACACGGCATCACCCTCTTCGGTGTCGGTGTGGGCAGCGAGTACGGCGACTCCTTGATGGAGGACCTTGCCGACAAGGGCGACGGCCACACCACCTACGTCTCCGAACGCGCCGAGGCCCGCGCCCTGTTCACCGAGCGGCTGCCCGCCAACGTGGGCCTGCGCGCCCGGGACGCCAAGGCCCAGGTGGCCTTCGACCCGAAGACGGTGCGCGCCTTCCGGCTCATCGGCTACGACAACCGCGAGGTCGCCGACGACGACTTCCGCAACGACCGGGTGGACGGCGGCGAGGTGGGCCCCGGCCACACGGTGACCGCGCTGTACGCGGTACGTACGAAGGAGGGCGCCGAGGGACCGCTGGCCACCGCCCGCGTCCGCTGGCTCGACCCCGACACCCGCAAGCCCCACGAGAAGGCGTCCACCGTCCACAGCGACGACCTCGACCCGGACCTGTGGAACTCCTCCACGAGCCTGCGCACCGTCGCGGTCGCCGCCTACTTCGCCGAAGCCCTCCGCGCCGACGACCCCCACCACCCGTCCCTGCCCGAACCCCTCACCCTCGCCGAACTCGACGGCCGCGCCGAGGAGTTGGCGAACGACTCGGGCGACCGGGACGTGGACGAACTCGCGGAGGCGATACACACGGCGGCCGGACTGAGGGACCGGCCGGTGCCGGAGGAGACGGCGCACGAGGACGGGGGCGGGAGTACGGCGGGGCCGGGGCGACCGCAAGACGCCGGTGCCGAAACTGACGAACCAGAAGGAGAGTTGCGGTAA
- a CDS encoding ABC transporter permease — MSAPTELAHGYRPLRTLPLRVELARQLRRRRTLVMAGVLAVLPFVLVTAFAVGGEPSSRNGRVTLLDTATASGANFTATCLFVSAGFLLVIPVALFCGDTVASEAGWSSLRYLLAAPVPRARLLVSKLTVALGLSLAAIVLLPLVALAVGTAAYGWGPLEIPTGGTLPAGTAVQRLLIATGYIFVSQLVTAGLAFWLSTRTDAPLGAVGGAVGLTIVGNVLDAVTALGSWRDFLPAHWQFAWADALQTRPEWGGMTQGMVVSVTYAMVLVALAFRGFRGKDVVS, encoded by the coding sequence ATGAGCGCGCCGACCGAACTGGCGCACGGCTACCGGCCGTTGCGCACCCTGCCGCTGCGCGTCGAACTGGCGCGGCAGTTGCGGCGCCGCCGCACCCTGGTCATGGCGGGCGTACTGGCCGTACTGCCGTTCGTCCTCGTCACGGCCTTCGCGGTCGGCGGCGAACCGAGCAGCAGGAACGGCCGGGTGACGCTGCTCGACACGGCGACCGCCTCCGGCGCCAACTTCACCGCGACCTGTCTGTTCGTCTCGGCGGGCTTTCTGCTCGTCATCCCCGTGGCGCTGTTCTGCGGGGACACGGTCGCCTCCGAGGCGGGCTGGTCCTCGCTGCGCTATCTCCTCGCCGCGCCGGTCCCGCGCGCCCGGCTGCTCGTCTCCAAACTGACCGTGGCCCTCGGTCTGAGCCTGGCCGCGATCGTGCTGCTGCCCCTGGTCGCCCTCGCGGTCGGTACGGCCGCCTACGGCTGGGGCCCACTGGAGATCCCCACCGGCGGCACCCTGCCCGCCGGGACCGCGGTACAGCGCCTCCTGATCGCCACCGGATACATCTTCGTCTCCCAACTCGTCACCGCGGGACTGGCGTTCTGGCTGTCGACACGTACCGACGCACCGCTCGGCGCGGTCGGCGGCGCGGTGGGCCTGACCATCGTCGGCAACGTCCTGGACGCGGTCACCGCCCTCGGCAGCTGGCGCGACTTCCTGCCCGCACACTGGCAGTTCGCCTGGGCCGACGCACTCCAGACCCGGCCGGAGTGGGGCGGCATGACCCAGGGCATGGTGGTGTCGGTGACGTATGCGATGGTCCTGGTCGCGCTGGCGTTCAGGGGGTTCCGGGGGAAGGACGTCGTTTCCTAG
- a CDS encoding alpha/beta fold hydrolase, with product MRLRLPGPWRGPWAKARAPRRWLAAGAAVAVLAGAGTWNAVASDEAAPVHRSDRVLDTGGTRLDTSYFTSGPGRRPAVLLTHGFGGSKDDVREQAERLARDGYAVLTWSARGFGKSGGRIGLNDPRGEVADVSRLIDWLAKRPEVRLDRAGDPRVGITGASYGGAVALLTAGHDKRVDALAPLITYWDLGEALFPAGVFKKTWAGLFINTGGGCQRFEPRLCRMYERVARTGRPDAEARRLLTERSPVAVGKRIKVPTLLVQGQNDSLFTLGQADAAARTIRSGGAPVDVDWIAGGHDGGDLETGRVAGRVTDWFDRHLKGDESQDTGPGFRVTRTGGVDSTDGAATVRGATADRYPGLGNRPRTFELGGGTQRFQNPPGGNPPAISALPGLGGGGGGGEGGGGAPGLAQLSSLGVGISFDFPGQHARFDSAPLGRDLRVTGSPKVKVRLKSSSADMVLFGKVYDVAPGGDGQVLPAGLVAPVRVEGTDRGKEVELTLPAVDHEVQRGHRLRLVLASTDLGHASPAEPALYTASLAGPLRVPTAPGVDTAAAPLPDWIWWLPAAGALLALGLLVTGRRRVTVAPPPDPALAEVPLEISDLSKRYAKSADRYAVRELSFRVEKGQVLGLLGPNGAGKTTTLRMLMGLIRPDEGEIRVFGHAIRPGAPVLSRVGAFVEGSGFLPHLSGRANLDLYWAATGRPAEDAHAEEALEIAGLGNALERAVRTYSQGMRQRLAIAQAMLGLPDLLILDEPTNGLDPPQIREMREVLIRYAAAGRTVIVSSHLLAEVEQSCTHLVVMDRGALVQAGPVAQIIGNGEELRVGTVTEVPQPLVDKIGALPGIASAVRAEDGLLVRLDGTGTTTAAGLLAELVRLDIPVESMGPHRRLEDAFLTLIGEGA from the coding sequence ATGAGACTGAGACTGCCCGGTCCGTGGCGCGGACCGTGGGCCAAGGCGCGTGCGCCCCGGCGGTGGCTGGCCGCCGGGGCGGCCGTCGCGGTGCTCGCGGGAGCCGGTACCTGGAACGCCGTGGCCTCGGACGAGGCGGCGCCGGTGCACCGCAGCGACCGGGTGCTGGACACCGGTGGCACCCGCCTGGACACCTCGTACTTCACCTCGGGTCCCGGCCGTCGTCCCGCCGTTCTCCTCACCCACGGGTTCGGTGGCAGCAAGGACGACGTACGCGAGCAGGCGGAGCGGCTGGCCCGGGACGGGTACGCGGTCCTCACCTGGTCCGCCCGCGGCTTCGGCAAGTCCGGCGGGCGCATCGGTCTCAACGACCCGCGCGGTGAAGTGGCCGATGTCTCCCGGCTGATCGACTGGCTCGCGAAGCGTCCCGAGGTGCGCCTGGACCGCGCCGGAGACCCGCGGGTCGGCATCACCGGCGCCTCGTACGGCGGGGCCGTCGCGCTCCTCACGGCCGGGCACGACAAACGGGTCGACGCCCTCGCGCCGCTCATCACCTACTGGGATCTCGGCGAAGCGCTGTTCCCCGCCGGGGTGTTCAAGAAGACCTGGGCCGGGCTGTTCATCAACACCGGCGGCGGCTGCCAACGCTTCGAGCCGCGGCTGTGCCGGATGTACGAGCGCGTGGCGCGCACCGGCCGCCCGGACGCCGAGGCGCGGCGGCTGCTCACCGAACGCAGTCCGGTGGCCGTCGGGAAGCGCATCAAGGTGCCCACGCTGCTCGTACAGGGCCAGAACGACTCGCTGTTCACCCTCGGCCAGGCGGACGCGGCGGCGCGGACGATCCGTTCCGGCGGCGCGCCCGTCGACGTCGACTGGATCGCGGGCGGGCACGACGGCGGCGACCTGGAGACGGGACGCGTCGCGGGCCGGGTGACCGACTGGTTCGACCGCCACCTCAAGGGCGACGAAAGCCAGGACACCGGGCCCGGGTTCCGGGTGACCCGGACCGGGGGAGTGGACTCGACCGACGGCGCGGCGACCGTGCGCGGCGCGACGGCGGACCGCTATCCCGGCCTCGGCAACCGGCCCCGGACGTTCGAACTCGGCGGCGGTACCCAGCGGTTCCAGAACCCGCCGGGCGGCAACCCGCCCGCCATATCGGCACTCCCCGGCCTCGGTGGCGGTGGCGGAGGCGGCGAGGGCGGAGGCGGCGCGCCCGGCCTGGCCCAGCTCTCCTCGCTCGGCGTCGGCATCTCCTTCGACTTCCCCGGCCAGCACGCCCGCTTCGACTCCGCGCCCCTGGGGCGCGATCTGCGGGTCACCGGCTCCCCGAAGGTGAAGGTGCGGCTGAAGTCGAGCAGCGCGGACATGGTGCTCTTCGGCAAGGTGTACGACGTCGCGCCCGGCGGCGACGGCCAGGTACTGCCCGCCGGACTCGTCGCCCCGGTGCGGGTCGAGGGCACCGACCGAGGCAAGGAGGTGGAGCTCACGCTGCCCGCCGTGGACCACGAGGTCCAGCGGGGCCACCGGCTGCGGCTCGTCCTGGCCAGCACCGACCTCGGCCACGCCTCCCCGGCCGAGCCAGCCCTCTACACCGCCTCCCTCGCCGGTCCGCTGCGAGTGCCGACCGCGCCCGGCGTGGACACCGCGGCCGCCCCGCTTCCCGACTGGATCTGGTGGCTGCCGGCCGCCGGTGCGCTGCTCGCCCTCGGCCTGCTCGTCACCGGACGCCGCCGGGTCACCGTGGCCCCGCCGCCCGACCCCGCACTTGCCGAAGTCCCCCTGGAAATCAGCGACTTGAGCAAGCGCTACGCCAAGTCGGCCGACCGGTACGCGGTACGCGAGCTGTCGTTCCGGGTCGAGAAGGGCCAGGTCCTCGGCCTGCTCGGACCCAACGGCGCCGGAAAGACCACCACCCTGCGCATGCTCATGGGCCTCATCCGCCCCGACGAGGGCGAGATCCGCGTCTTCGGCCACGCCATCCGGCCGGGCGCCCCGGTGCTCTCGCGGGTCGGTGCCTTCGTCGAGGGCTCCGGTTTCCTGCCGCACCTGTCCGGCCGGGCCAACCTCGATCTGTACTGGGCGGCGACCGGCCGCCCCGCCGAGGACGCGCACGCCGAAGAGGCACTGGAGATCGCCGGACTCGGCAACGCACTGGAACGCGCGGTGCGCACCTACTCCCAGGGCATGCGCCAGCGCCTGGCCATCGCCCAGGCCATGCTCGGCCTGCCCGATCTGCTGATCCTGGACGAACCCACCAACGGCCTCGACCCGCCACAGATCCGCGAGATGCGCGAGGTCCTGATCCGGTACGCGGCGGCCGGGCGCACCGTCATCGTCTCCAGCCATCTGCTCGCCGAGGTCGAACAGTCCTGCACCCACCTCGTGGTGATGGACCGCGGCGCCCTGGTCCAGGCGGGCCCGGTCGCCCAAATCATCGGCAACGGCGAGGAGTTGCGGGTGGGCACGGTCACCGAGGTGCCGCAGCCGCTCGTCGACAAGATCGGCGCCCTGCCCGGCATCGCCTCCGCCGTACGCGCCGAGGACGGACTCCTCGTACGCCTGGACGGAACGGGCACCACCACCGCGGCCGGACTGCTCGCCGAACTGGTGCGCCTGGACATCCCGGTGGAGTCCATGGGCCCGCACCGCCGCCTGGAGGACGCCTTCCTGACGCTGATCGGGGAGGGCGCGTGA
- a CDS encoding GNAT family N-acetyltransferase, protein MDIRRATTVFQILSASRLYDAPANPDWARRFHDNHGHHLFLAYGTEDRASKTEPIGFVSGVETVHPDKGTEMLLYELGVAEPHRRRGVGTALVHALAEYARSHGCYGMWVGVDPDNEAALATYAKAGARDEGRFAMLGWAFRKNV, encoded by the coding sequence ATGGACATCCGCCGTGCCACGACCGTGTTCCAGATACTTTCCGCGAGCCGCCTCTACGACGCGCCCGCGAACCCCGACTGGGCCCGCCGCTTCCACGACAACCACGGGCACCACCTCTTCCTGGCGTACGGCACCGAGGACCGCGCCAGCAAGACGGAACCCATCGGATTCGTCAGCGGAGTGGAGACCGTCCACCCCGACAAGGGCACCGAGATGCTGCTGTACGAACTCGGCGTCGCCGAGCCGCACCGGCGCCGCGGTGTCGGCACCGCCCTGGTGCACGCGCTCGCCGAGTACGCCCGCAGTCACGGCTGTTACGGCATGTGGGTCGGCGTCGACCCGGACAACGAGGCGGCCCTCGCCACGTACGCCAAGGCGGGCGCCCGCGACGAAGGCCGGTTCGCGATGCTGGGGTGGGCGTTCAGGAAGAACGTGTGA
- a CDS encoding right-handed parallel beta-helix repeat-containing protein: protein MTAFRPAAPEPHRPAVSRRRALTGLGFTSASAALLGGAAAPASGAAADGPLPVLPVDTADWTAALRATPQVQLVPGATYVLPQRAELPSGCYIAGNGATVTVTGTAHGALSVNGQRDVTLTDIRLRGQTADPIDTGIVTGHVGLRLTRSTNVRVLDCDFTHWRGAGITVTGSVQDDYYAYRVKISGCAFHRCYFGVSTADRSEYSQLTANSFAYCRLAIWNSSGNWTVNDNTVVGCYGAYYSFSKSSPYGTANGPGGDNWGHGALTGNTFNHSNNGGSGGLWDGGAAFPLGGTVTDPGRGVVVDGVLPPTFSGNTLWYTNLRATNLLGTRWLLSGSTFSNLNITCSGATWVHLAGTQSRSAAEAPKLSGNVKDLLPG, encoded by the coding sequence ATGACCGCTTTCAGGCCCGCCGCCCCCGAACCGCACCGGCCCGCGGTCTCCCGTCGCCGCGCCCTGACCGGTCTCGGCTTCACCTCCGCCTCCGCCGCACTGCTCGGCGGGGCCGCCGCCCCGGCCTCGGGTGCCGCGGCGGACGGTCCGCTGCCGGTGCTCCCGGTGGACACGGCCGACTGGACCGCCGCCCTGCGCGCCACCCCGCAGGTGCAGTTGGTGCCCGGCGCCACGTATGTCCTGCCGCAGCGGGCCGAGTTGCCGAGCGGGTGCTACATCGCGGGCAACGGGGCCACGGTCACCGTCACGGGAACGGCCCACGGGGCGCTCTCCGTCAACGGGCAGCGTGATGTGACGCTGACGGACATCCGGCTGCGCGGGCAGACGGCCGACCCGATCGACACCGGGATCGTCACCGGGCATGTGGGGCTGCGGTTGACCCGCAGTACCAACGTCCGGGTACTTGACTGCGACTTCACCCACTGGCGGGGCGCCGGGATCACGGTGACCGGCTCGGTGCAGGACGACTACTACGCGTACCGCGTCAAGATCTCCGGATGCGCCTTCCACCGCTGCTACTTCGGCGTCTCCACCGCCGACCGCAGCGAGTACTCCCAGCTGACCGCGAACAGCTTCGCCTACTGCCGGCTCGCGATCTGGAACTCCTCGGGCAACTGGACGGTCAACGACAATACGGTCGTGGGCTGTTACGGCGCCTACTACTCCTTCTCGAAGTCGAGCCCGTACGGCACGGCGAACGGTCCCGGCGGCGACAACTGGGGCCACGGCGCACTGACCGGCAACACCTTCAACCACTCCAACAACGGTGGTTCCGGGGGGCTTTGGGACGGCGGCGCAGCCTTCCCGCTGGGCGGTACGGTCACCGATCCGGGGCGCGGCGTGGTCGTCGACGGCGTGCTGCCGCCCACCTTCAGCGGCAACACGCTCTGGTACACCAACCTGCGCGCCACCAACCTGCTCGGCACCCGCTGGCTGCTCTCCGGCAGTACCTTCTCCAACCTCAACATCACGTGCAGCGGCGCGACTTGGGTACACCTGGCCGGTACTCAGTCACGCAGCGCGGCGGAGGCGCCCAAGCTGAGCGGGAATGTGAAGGACCTGCTGCCGGGGTAA
- a CDS encoding DUF1330 domain-containing protein, protein MTAYAIAHIRPDARNDEVIEYIDRIQATLDPYDGRFLVHGAEVEVVEGPWPGTIVVIGFPDIRAAREWYGSEAYQEILPLRTRNVPGEAILVDGVPADYDARRTAAALREARTEGR, encoded by the coding sequence ATGACCGCGTACGCCATCGCCCACATCCGTCCCGACGCCCGCAACGACGAGGTCATCGAGTACATCGACCGCATCCAGGCCACCCTGGACCCCTACGACGGCCGGTTCCTGGTGCACGGCGCGGAGGTGGAAGTGGTCGAGGGCCCGTGGCCGGGCACCATCGTCGTCATCGGCTTCCCCGACATACGGGCCGCCCGGGAGTGGTACGGCTCCGAGGCGTACCAGGAGATCCTGCCGCTGCGCACCCGTAACGTGCCCGGAGAGGCGATCCTGGTCGACGGCGTACCCGCGGACTACGACGCCCGGCGCACCGCGGCCGCCCTGCGCGAGGCCCGTACCGAGGGGCGGTAG
- a CDS encoding NAD(P)-dependent alcohol dehydrogenase produces the protein MTTVAAYAAPAAKAPLERTTIERRAVGAHDILIEIKYAGICHSDIHQATDGWGAGIFPMVPGHEIAGVVAEVGPAVTRYAVGDRVGVGCFVDSCRVCEYCEQGLEQYCVQGMTPTYNGRDKNGEPTHGGYSTHLVVDENYAVRIPDGLALDVAAPLLCAGITLYSPLRHWNAGPGKKVAIVGMGGLGHMGVKIAHALGAEVTVLSQSLRKREDGLKLGADHYYATSDPKTFEDLAGTFDLIVSTVSAPLDFDAYLSLLRIDGALVNVGMPEEPVSLGLGSVVTGRRTLAGSMIGGIAETQEMLDFCAEHGLGAEIELIRAEQVNEAYERVLASDVRYRFVIDTATI, from the coding sequence ATGACCACCGTTGCCGCCTACGCAGCACCCGCCGCCAAGGCCCCGCTGGAGCGCACCACCATCGAGCGCCGTGCGGTCGGCGCGCACGACATCCTGATCGAGATCAAGTACGCCGGTATCTGCCACTCGGACATCCACCAGGCCACCGACGGCTGGGGCGCGGGCATCTTCCCGATGGTGCCCGGCCACGAGATAGCCGGTGTCGTCGCCGAAGTGGGCCCCGCGGTCACCCGGTACGCCGTCGGCGACCGGGTCGGCGTCGGCTGTTTCGTCGACTCCTGCCGCGTGTGCGAGTACTGCGAACAGGGCCTGGAGCAGTACTGCGTCCAGGGCATGACCCCCACCTACAACGGCCGCGACAAGAACGGCGAGCCCACCCACGGCGGCTACTCCACCCACCTCGTCGTCGACGAGAACTACGCCGTCCGCATCCCCGACGGCCTCGCCCTGGACGTCGCCGCCCCGCTCCTGTGCGCGGGCATCACCCTGTACTCCCCGCTGCGCCACTGGAACGCGGGCCCCGGCAAGAAGGTCGCCATCGTCGGCATGGGCGGCCTCGGGCACATGGGCGTCAAGATCGCGCACGCCCTCGGCGCCGAGGTGACCGTGCTCAGCCAGTCGCTGCGCAAGCGCGAGGACGGCCTGAAGTTGGGCGCCGACCACTACTACGCGACCAGCGACCCGAAGACCTTCGAGGACCTGGCGGGCACCTTCGACCTGATCGTCTCCACCGTCTCGGCGCCCCTGGACTTCGACGCCTACCTCTCGCTGCTCAGGATCGACGGCGCCCTGGTGAACGTCGGCATGCCCGAGGAGCCGGTCTCGCTCGGCCTCGGCTCGGTGGTCACCGGCCGCAGGACCCTCGCGGGCTCCATGATCGGCGGCATCGCCGAGACCCAGGAGATGCTCGACTTCTGCGCCGAGCACGGCCTCGGCGCGGAGATCGAACTGATCCGCGCCGAGCAGGTCAACGAGGCGTACGAGCGTGTCCTCGCCAGCGACGTCCGCTACCGGTTCGTGATCGACACCGCGACGATCTGA